In Notamacropus eugenii isolate mMacEug1 chromosome 1, mMacEug1.pri_v2, whole genome shotgun sequence, one genomic interval encodes:
- the LOC140517308 gene encoding olfactory receptor 13A1-like isoform X2 — MASNNHSTVTEFILQSFPENPQVQILIFSLFLGLLVVAFTSNSIIIIVISLNPSLHTPMYFFLINLALLDVLSTLTVVPKLLHNLITKNTISYGGCLAQIYFLTLCMGVELLLFTVMAFDRYAAICQPLHYTTIMNKTVCCLMASTVWAISGVNITIQIIMTVRLSFCGPNVIDHYFCEIPLLLPLSCSSTNVNNVMVVVADMFFAIFNFLLILISYGFIISSILKIRTKEGKKKAFSTCSSHLIVVTLYYSTIIYIYILPGLGQSLKKGKIASVIYAIVTPALNPLIYSLRNKDVKIALNKVCPYLRK, encoded by the coding sequence ATGGCATCAAACAATCATTCCACAGTGACTGAGTTCATCTTACAAAGTTTTCCTGAAAATCCTCAGGTTCAGATCCTTATCTTCAGCCTCTTCTTAGGACTTTTAGTAGTGGCATTTACAAGTAACTCAATCATTATCATTGTGATTAGCCTAAATCCAAGCCTCCATactcccatgtactttttccttatAAATTTGGCCTTGCTGGATGTCCTCTCCACCTTAACTGTGGTGCCTAAGTTGCTGCACAACCTAATAACAAAGAACACCATTTCCTATGGTGGCTGCTTAGCTCAGATATATTTTCTAACTTTGTGTATGGGGGTGGAGCTCTTGCTTTTCACAGTCATGGCCTTTGATCGGTATGCAGCCATCTGCCAGCCCCTCCACTATACTACTATCATGAACAAGACAGTTTGCTGTCTCATGGCATCAACAGTGTGGGCTATCAGTGGGGTCAACATAACAATACAAATCATCATGACTGTTCGTTTGTCATTCTGTGGCCCCAATGTCATTGATCATTACTTTTGTGAGATTCCTCTTCTATTGCCTCTCTCTTGCTCTTCAACCAATGTCAACAATGTAATGGTAGTTGTGGCAGACATGTTCTTTGCAATTTTCAATTTCTTGCTCATCCTGATATCCTATGGTTTCATCATCTCCAGCATCTTGAAGATCCGgacaaaggaggggaagaagaaagcatTTTCCACTTGTTCTTCCCACCTTATTGTGGTTACCCTATATTACAGCACTATaatttacatatacattcttcCAGGTTTAGGTCAGTCtctgaagaaaggcaaaatagcCTCAGTGATTTATGCCATAGTGACCCCAGCCTTGAACCCTTTGATCTACTCCCTGAGAAATAAGGATGTGAAAATAGCTCTCAATAAAGTATGCCCTTATCTTAGGAAATAA